A region of the Caballeronia sp. TF1N1 genome:
ACGCGAGGCCGCCCTCCTGCATTGCCGCCGTCGGAGGAGAAGGCTCTGTTCGAAGAGCGCAGCGGGTTTGGCGCGTCTAATTTGAGACGCGAAACCCCCGGCGCCGCCGTTTTTCCTCGACGCGTTTTACCGCGCAGCGCACCGTATCGGCGCGCCTCCCAGTTGTCGCAAGGTGCCCCACGGCCCGGCCCGCTCATGCGCCCGTGCCCGCTTTCGGCAATTCTCCCGCCAGAAGTCCCGCTCCAGCGTGCTTTGTGACAACACACAAAAAGCGCGGCACGCTCGCCCTCCCGCTTCGCCCGCCGATGTTCGACCACGGGTTCGAACTCCGCGCCGATTCGCAAGATGAGGGACGGCAGGGCCGCTCTGGAGCCGTTCAATGAAACGCATGCTGTTTAATGCGACGCAGCAGGAAGAACTCCGCGTCGCCATCGTCGATGGGCAGAAGCTCATCGATATCGACATCGAAACCGCCGGGCGCGAACAGCGCAAAGGCAACATCTACAAGGGAGTCGTCACCCGCATCGAGCCGTCGCTCGAAGCCTGTTTCGTCAACTACGGCGAGGACCGCCACGGTTTTCTGCCGTTCAAGGAAGTCGCCCGCCAATATTTTCGCGACGGCATCGAGATGCGCTCCGCGCGCATTCAGGACGCGCTGCGCGAAGGCCAGGAACTGATCGTTCAGGTCGAAAAGGAAGAACGCGGCAACAAGGGCGCGGCGCTGACCACGTTCATTTCGCTCGCCGGACGCTATCTCGTCCTGATGCCGAACAACCCGCGCGGCGGCGGCGTGTCGCGCCGGATCGAAGGCGACGAGCGGCAGGAACTGCGCGAAACCATGGCGCAGCTCGAATTGCCGGAAGGCATGAGCATCATCGCGCGCACAGCGGGGATCGGACGCTCGGCCGAAGAACTCCAGTGGGACCTGAATTACCTGATGCAACTGTGGCGCGCGATCGAAGCCGCGTCGCAGAGCGGTGTCGCCGGCCAGCCCATGCTGATTTATCTCGAATCGAGCCTCGTCATTCGCGCGATTCGCGACTATTTCCAGCCGGATATCGGCGAAATTCTCATCGACACGACCGAAATCCATGATCAGGCGCGCGCCTTCATGGACATCGTGATGCCCGACAACCTGCAAAAGGTGAAGCGCTATCACGACGACGTGCCGCTGTTCTCGCGTTTCCAGATCGAGCATCAGATTGAAACCGCGTATTCGCGCACGGTGCCGCTGCCTTCGGGCGGCGCGATCGTGATCGATCACACCGAGGCGCTCGTCGCCATCGACGTGAACTCGGCGCGCGCGACCAAGGGCGCCGACATCGAGGAAACCGCCACGCGCACCAATCTGGAAGCCGCCGACGAAGTCGCGCGCCAGTTGCGTCTGCGCGATCTGGGCGGGCTGATCGTGATCGACTTCATCGACATGGAGTCGGCAAAAAGCCAGCGCGAGGTCGAACAGCGCCTGAAAGACGCGCTCAAGCACGACCGTGCGCGCGTACAAATGGGCAAGATTTCTCGCTTCGGGTTGATGGAACTGTCGCGTCAGCGGCTGCGTCCGGCACTCTCCGAAGGCAGCCACGTCACCTGCCCGCGTTGTAACGGCACGGGCCATATCCGCGATACCGAGTCGTCCGCGCTGCAAGTGCTGCGGATCATTCAGGAAGAAGCGATGAAGGAAAACACCGCGGCGATTCATTGCCAGGTGCCGGTCGAAGTGACCGCCTTCCTATTGAACGAAAAGCGCTCGGAAATCAACAAGATCGAGTCGCGCTTCAAGGTCAACGTCGTTCTGATTCCGAACAAGCATCTGGAGACGCCGCATTACAAGCTGGAGCGTCTGCGTCACGACGATGCCCGTCTCGACGAACCGCGCGCCTCGTGGAAGATGGCAGTGGAAGCGGCAACCGAGATGGAATCGGAAACCGGCTACAGCAAACGCACCGAGGAAGTAAAGCCGAAGCAGGAAGCGGCGGTCAAGGGCATCACGCCCGAGAAGCCCGCGCCGAGCGCGCCGGTCAAACCGGCGCCGGTCGAGGCCGCGCCCGTTGCAGCGACGCCGGAGCCGGCGAGCGGCGGGTTCATCGCGTGGATCAAGAACCTGTTCGGCATTCAGCCTGAAGTCAAACCGGCGCCCGCGCCGGTCGAAGCGCAACCCGCCACGCGCGCGCCACGCGAGCGCCCGGAGCGCGGCGAACGCACGGGCGGCGGCGATCGCAACCGTAATCGCCGTGGCGGTGCGAATCGCGATGGCGCGGCCGTGGGCGCCGCTGCCGGCGCAAACGGCGTGAATGGCGCGGTTGGCGGCGGCAATGGCACGGGCCGTCAAGGCGCACGCCGTGAAGACCGCGAGGCGCGTCCGGGTCGCGAAGGCCGTGAATTGCGCGAAGTTCGCGAGCCGCGTGAAGCACGCGAAGGACGTGAAGGACGCGAGCCCCGCGAGGCGCGTGAGGCACGTGAGCCGCGCGAACGCAATCAGGACCGAAACGCCGAACGCGCACCGCGCGCCGAGGCTGCGGAGCGTCCGGAACGACGCGAGCGTGCGGATCGCGGCGAGCGTGGTGAACGTGGCGATCGTGCGGAACGCACCGAGCGTCCGGAACGTGGCGAGCGTCGCAAGCCGCAAGCCGAAACCGCCGTCGAAGCACTGACGCCAAGCGAAGCGGTGCCGTCGGAAATCGTCGAAACGGCGCAAACCGACGACGACTTCGCGCAGCAAAACGGTCTCGACGCGGTATCGGCGGAACAAGCCGCGCGTGATGGCGAAGAGCGTCGTCGCCGCCGTCGCGGTCGTCGTGGCGGTCGTCGCGAACGTGAAGATGACGGCACGACGGTGAATCACGCCGCCGATGTCGCCGAAGCGGAAGGCGCAGCCGAAAGCATGTCGGCGCAAGCTGGCGTGTTCGACGCGGAAGCCGCGCAAGAAGCCGCCGCGCGTCGCGAACCGCGTCCGGCCGTTGCCGCGCCGCAGCCTGTCGCCGAACGCAGCGTGGAAAAGGCGCCCGAGCAAGCCGTCGCTGCACCGGTGCAAGCGCCTGTGCGCGTCGAGCAGCCGTCGCAGACCGAGGCTATCGAAGCGAACGCGCAGTTGAAGGCGACGACGCCCGAACCGGCGCCGGAGTTCTTCGCGAAGTCGGATGCTTCGCTCGCGGTCGATAACCCGTTCGGCCCGACGCCGAAACTCGCGGAAACGAAGCCCGCCGATCCTTTCGCGCCTGCCACGCCTGCTGCTCCCGCGGCCGTGGAAGAAGCGAAGCCTGTCGAAGTGGCCGCGCCTGTCGAAACCGCGAAGCCAGTGGAAACGGCCAAGCCGGTCGAAGCTCCGGCTGAGGCAATCGCGGAAACGCCGTCCGCCGAAGCCGCGCCGGTACGGGCCGAACCCGCCGAACCCGTCAAGGTCGCCGCGGTTGCAGCGACGCCTGAGGCGACTTCGGTTCCGCCCGTGCAGGTCCAGGCCGTGGAAACGGTGACAACTGAAAGCGTGATTGAAACGGCAGTGGCTTCGCAGCCCGTCGCAGTGGAAGCGGAACCGGTGAAAGCCGCCGCGCCCGCGGCTGCACCGGCCGCGACGCCGGTATCGACGGAAGCGTTGCAGCCGATGCTCGAATCCGCCGGCCTCGTCTGGGTCAACACGGACGCCAGCAAGCTGCGCGACGCCAACGCCGCAGCCGAGCGCGAAGCCGCGCCGGCACGCGTGCCGCGCGAGCGCAAGCCGCTGCCGCCTGTGAGCGCCGCGCCGATGCAGCAAGTGGAAACCGGCAAAGACGCGCAGTAAGCGTAGTGCCGCAACCGGGCGTTCCACGGAACGCCCGGTTGCGCAGGAAAAACGCCATCGGCTAACGTCGATGGCGTTTTTTTTGACGCCTAGGTATGGAAAGCCTGTACCAAAGGGTAAGACGACTGGTTCGCCGCGTTCCGCTAAAATGACTGCGTGCTTCTACTATTCGAACAAGCCTCCGAGCCGAGCAAGACCGCCGCCATGTCCCGACGCATCATCCCCTTAGCCGATGTCAGCGCCATTCCGGATTTTTCCGGCGCGGTGGCATTGCCATCCGGGTTGCTGACGGACACGCTCGCGCGTCCGCTGCGCGATCTGCGCATCTCGGTCACGGATCGCTGCAACTTCCGCTGCGTCTACTGCATGCCGCGCGACGTGTTCGACAAGGACTACCCGTTTCTGCCGCATTCCGCCCTGCTCTCGTTCGAGGAAATCGAGCGGCTGGCGCGCGTCTTCGTGGCCCACGGCGTCGAAAAAATCCGTTTGACGGGCGGTGAGCCGCTACTGCGCAAGAACATCGAATTTCTGATCGAACGACTCGCGCTTCTGCGCACGCCCGAAGGCCGTCCGCTCGATCTTACGCTGACCACCAACGGATCGCTGCTCGCGCGCAAGGCACGTTCGCTCAAGGAAGCGGGGCTGTCGCGCGTCACGGTCAGTCTGGATGCGCTCGACGACACGCTTTTTCGCCGCATGAACGACGCCGATTTCGCCGTGGCCGACGTGCTCGACGGCATCGAAGCCGCGCAGTCGGCGGGCCTTTTGCCGATCAAGGTCAACATGGTCGTCAAGCGTGGCACGAACGATCAGGAAGTCGTGCCGATGGCGCGTCACTTCAAAGGCAGCGGCGTGGTGCTGCGCTTCATCGAATACATGGATGTCGGTGCGTCGAACGGCTGGAACATGAGCGAGGTGTTGCCGTCCGCGCAAGTTGTCGAGCGGATCGCCGAGCACTTCGCGCTCGCGCCGCTCGAAGCGCATACGGCCGCCGAAACCGCGCAACGCTGGGGCTATCTCGACGGCAGCGGAGAAATCGGCGTGATTTCGAGCGTCACGCGCGCGTTCTGCGGCACTTGCACGCGCGCGCGGCTCTCGACCGAAGGCAAGCTGTACCTCTGCCTTTTCGCCACGTCCGGCCACGATCTGCGCGCGCTCATTCGCGGCGGCGCGAGCGATGCCGACGTCGCCAACGCCGTTGCGCACATCTGGCACGCGCGCGGCGATCGCTACTCGCAATTGCGCGGCAGCGCGGCGGGAAACGCGCGCCGTGAAGCGCCGCGCGTCGAGATGTCGTACATCGGCGGTTGATGCCCGTGGCCCCGGAAAATCAGACTACCGGACTCGTGCTCGCGGGCGGACGCGGCTCGCGCATGGGCGGCGTCGACAAGGGACTACAGCTCCTGCGCGACGAACCGCTCGCGTTGCATGTGCTGCGCCGCCTCGCGCCGCAGACGGACGCCATGCTCATCAGCGCGAATCGTTCGGGCGACGACTACGCTCGGCTCGCTACGCGTTTCGATGCACGCGTCATCGCCGATTCGCTCGCCGATTATCCCGGCCCGCTTGCCGGCATCGCCACTGCATTGCGCGCGGCGCACACCGAGTTCGTGCTGACCGCGCCTTGCGACGCGCCCTTCGTCGATTCGCAACTCGGCACCACGTTGCGACGCGCGCTCGACGAACATGGCGCGGACATCGCTTATGCGGCGACCGTCGATACGGACGAAACGCGCATCGCGCATCCGGTTTTCGCGCTGATTCGAACCTCGCTCGCCGACGATCTCGACGCCTGGCTTGCCGCCGGCGAACGCAAGGTCCGTGCGTGGTACGCGCGCCACAAGGCGGTGCAAGTGCCATTTCACGATGATCGCGCGTTTTACAATATCAATGATTTGCATCAGCTAGCTGAACTGGCGCGTCGTTAGCCACGCGCATTCGTTCAGGTTCAGCCGGTTCCAGCATCGCTGTCCTTCCCGACTTCGGTCGCGACCATTCCGATTCATGACCACGTCCAGGCCCTTCTCCGCTTGCGTCACTTACTACGATCCGAACGCGCTGCCGGTTGCGGCCGCGCAGGAAATCGTTCGTCAGTGGGCCATGCCGCGTGGAACTGCCGGGCGTGTCGAACGCGTAAGTCTTTATGAAGCGCTCGGCCGCGTGCTCGCCGAAGACGTGATCTCGCCCATCGATGTCCCGGCATTCGACAACTCCGCAATGGACGGCTACGCGTTCAAGAGCGCCGCGCTCAATGCCGCGCGCGATGCCGTCGAACTGAACGTCGCAGGTATCGCGCTCGCCGGACGTCCCTTCAGCGCCGAACCCAACGCGGCTCAATGCGTGCGCATCATGACGGGCGCGCTGATTCCGCCAGGCTGCGACACCGTCGTGCCGCAAGAACTCGTCACGCGCGCTGACGACGTCATTCGCTTCCCATCAACCGTCGTAAGCGAAGGCCAGAACCGGCGGCTCGCTGGCGAAGACTTGGCTCGCGGAAAGGCCGCTTTGCAAGCAGGCCGTATCGTGCGGGCGTCCGACCTCGGTTTGCTCGCGTCGCTCGGAATTGCCGAAGTCGCGGTTCGGAAGCGTCTCGTCGTCGCGTTCTTTTCCACGGGCGACGAGTTGCGCTCCGTCGGCGAACCGCTTGCGCCCGGCAGCCTCTACGACAGCAACCGCTACACCCTTTTCGCGATGCTGCGCCGCCTCGACGTCGAGACGGTCGATCTGGGCATCGTGCGCGACGACCGGGCATCGTTGGAGAAGGCGTTGCGCGAAGCGGCGCAAGCAGCGGATGTCGTCATCAGCTCGGGAGGCGTCTCCGTTGGCGACGCCGATTTCACGCGCGAACTGATGAACTCGCTCGGCGACGTCGCGTTCTGGAAGATCGCCATGCGTCCCGGCCGCCCGCTCGCATTCGGCCGCTTGTGGTCGGGACCGCGCGCGGGCACGGGCGAATCGGCGCTCTTCTTCGGCTTGCCGGGGAACCCCGTTGCCGTGATGGCCACGTTCTACTTCATCGTCCGTGAAGCCTTGCTGGCCATGTCGGGCGCCGCACGCCAGCCGCTCATCGAGATTCGCGCGACCTGCGCCGAGCCGATCAAAAAGCGCGCGGGCCGCACGGAATTTCAGCGCGGCATCGCAAGCCGCCGCGCCGACGGACAATGGAGCGTCGTGACCACCGGGCCGCAAGGTTCAGGCGTGCTGAGTTCCATGAGCCGGGCCAATTGCTTCATCGTGCTCGAACACGATCGCGGCAATCTCGAAACGGGCGATTCCGTGGATATCGTGCCGTTCGACGGCCTCGTTTGAGCGCGCCAAAAAGCAGGGCGACGCGATCACCACCATTTTTTATCGATAGACGGGTTTTTAGTCCATGAAAAAGCAGATCTCATCCATTGCACCCGGACAGACGGCCAAGGCCCTGATCCTCGTGTATCTGACTTTCAGCGTGCCGATCGTGCTGCTCGGCGTGGTAGTCGCGTTCGTGCGATACGGCTCGGTGGAAGTGAGCACGGTCACGAGCGCGCTGCTGCTCAACGCAATCCTTGGCTTCGTGCTGTTGTGGATTGCGTGCCATGCTTATAACTGGGTGGCGTCGCGTTTCGGCGGCATAGAAATCGTGTTGTCCGACGCACCGGAGGAAGCGTGAGCGGCGCGTCGATTCGCCCCGCCACGCCCGCCGATATCGGCGCGATCTACGCGCTGATGTACGAACTCGCGGAATTCGAGAAGCTCACGCATTTGTTTATCGCGACCGAAGACGGCGTGCGCGATGCGCTCTTCGGCGCGCGTCCGTCAGCCGAAGCGCTGGTCGCGGAACAGGCGGGCGAAGTGGTCGGCTATGCGCTCTTCTTCCATAACTTCTCCACGTTTCTCGGCAAGCGCGGGCTGTATCTGGAAGATCTCTACGTGCGCCCGACGTTGCGCGGCAGCGGCCTCGGCACGCAGATGCTCAAGCGGCTTGCGGCACTTGCGGTCGAGCGTCAGTGCGGCCGCTTCGAATGGTCGGTGCTGGACTGGAATCAGAACGCCATCGACTTCTATGAAAAGATGGGCGCAACCGTATTGCCGGACTGGCGCATCGTGCGTATCACCGGTGAGTCGCTGGAGCGGTTGGCGTCTTAGACGCGGTTGCATCGCTGACGCGCAGGCCGCTTATCATCTGAAGCTCGTCAAAGCTCGTCGTCCCCGTCTCGCGGCAGCGCGGCCTCGTCATCCCCGAGCAGACCGCGCGCTTCCTCACCCGGAAGCGCTTCCACATCGCGCAGGCGCTTGCCCATTTGACGCGTGCGCGTCTGCGCCGCTTCGATCGAGCGCGTGACGGTTTCGAGTTGCGACTTCGTTTTCGCGAGTACATCGCCGAACTTGTTGAACTCGGTTTTCACCGCGCCGAGCACCTGCCACACCTCGCTCGACCGCTTTTCGATAGCGAGCGTCCTGAAGCCCATTTGCAGACTGTTGAGCAGCGCCGTGAGTGTAGTCGGACCGGCCACGCTCACGCGATGCTCGCGCTGTAGATAGTCGGTCAGACCCGGACGCCGCAGCACTTCGGCATACAAACCCTCGGTCGGCAGAAACAGCAACGCGAAGTCGGTCGTATGCGGCGGCGACACGTACTTCTGCGCGATGGAGCGCGCCTCCGCGCGCAAGCGTCCTTCGAGCGCACGCGCGGCTTCTTCCACACCGACGGGATCTGCGCGATCTTGCGCATCGACGAGACGCTCGTAGTCCTCGCGCGGAAACTTGGCGTCGATAGGCAGCCACACCGGCGTCGCGGCATCGCCCGGCGCGCCCGGCGTGTCGTGACGGCCCGGCAACTTGACTGCAAACTCCACGCGTTCGTTGCTCTTGGGCACGGTCGCGACGTTCTTCGCGTATTGATCCGGCGTGAGCAACTGTTCAAGCAACGACTCCAGTTGCACTTCGCCCCAAATGCCGCGCGTCTTGACGTTGGTCAGCACCTTCTTCAGATCGCCGACGCCCGCCGCGAGCGTCTGCATCTCGCCTAAGCCCCGATGCACTTGTTCGAGCCGGTCCGACACCAGCTTGAACGATTCGCCGAGCCGCTGCTCCAGCGTGGAATGCAGCTTTTCATCGACGGTGCGGCGCATTTCATCGAGCTTCGCCGAGTTGTTCGCCTCGATGTCCTTGAGGCGCGCTTCGAGCGTCGCGCGCACTTCGCCGAGCCGCCGTTCGTTCGCTTCCGATAGCTGGCCGAGATGCAAAGTCATGGAGTCGGCGAAGCGCTTGAGCGCGTTGCCCTGATCGTCGCGCGCCTGCTGACTCTGCTGCGCGAGTTGCTGCGCAAGCGCGTCGAACTGCGCGTTCTGCACGCTCGACGTGCTCGCCAACTGCGTCGCGAGCGTCTGATGAAACTGCGTGAAGCCGCTTTGCGATTCCATGCGCGAGACGCGCGTGCTCTCCGCGATATCGCCACGCAAGCCGCGTTCGAGCCGCTCCTGCGCCCGCGTCTGCGCCTCGCCCATGTCGTTCACGCGGTCGGTGAGCGCGACGAATTCCTCTTCGATATCGACGCGGGACGTGCGCCGCATCGTCGCAAACAGGACGACGAGCGCAACCAGAAGCGCAATCGCCAGGAGCGCGATCGCGCCGTACAACAGTTCGATCATTTTTTCAGCACGTCCGGGTTGATCGGATTCGGCGGATTGCCGGCGCGCGGTCCTTCACCCAAACCGGCGATGAGATTGTCCGCGGCGAGATTGGCCATCGCGCGGCGCGTCGACTCGGTGGCGCTCGCGATATGCGGCGTCAACGCGACGTTATCGAGCAACAGGAAATCGGGATTGAAGTCGGGTTCGCCTTCGAACACGTCGATCCCCGCGGCCGCGATACGCTTCTCGCGCAGCGCGGCGATCAACGCCGAATCGTCGACGATTCCGCCGCGCGCGATGTTGGTAAGCGTGGCCGTCGGCTTCATCAACGCGAGTTCGGCCGCGCCGATGGTGTGATGGTTCTCCTTGGTGTAGGGCAGCACGAGCACGACGTGATCCGCGCGCTTCAACAAGTCTTCCTTCGACGCGTACTCCGCGTTGAGTTGCGACTCGATCTCCGGCGCGACGCGCGAACGGTTGTGATAGATCACGCGCATGTCGAAGCCCACCGCGCGGCGCGCCAGCGCTTGCCCGATCCGGCCCATGCCGATCACGCCGAGCGTCGAGCCGTACACGTCGGTGCCGAGGAACGAATCGAAACTCCACTTCTGCCATTTGCCCGCGCGCAGAAAGTGCTCGGATTCGGTGACGCGCCGGGCCGCAGCCATCATGAGCGCCCAGCCGAAGTCGGCGGTGGTTTCGTTCAGCACGTTGGGCGTGTTGGTGCCGAGCACCTTGTGCGCGTCGAAGGCGTGCATGTCGAAGTTGTTGTAGCCGACCGCCATGTTCGCGACGACTTTCAGGTTCGGCGAGCCCGCCAGTTCCGTTTCGCCGACCATCTCGCCGGCAGTGAACGCGCCGTCCTTGTCGGCCAGACGCGCGCGAAACTCCTCCTGGCCAAGCACGTCGCCCGGATTCAGATCGACTTCGAAATACTGTTTCAGACGTTCGACCACATCGGGAAAAGTGGGACGCGCAACAAGCACCTTCTTCATCGAATTGCTCCTAGAAAAATAGCCAGCCCAAGACGGCGAATAACGGCAACAGGACGATGCCAGACCATCCCATATAACCGAAGAAGCCCGGCATGCGAATGCCGCGCGATTCGGCGATTGCCTTCACCATGAAATTCGGCGCATTGCCGATATACGTGTTCGCGCCCATGAAGACCGCGCCCGCCGAGATTGCCGCGAGTGTGGACGCGCCCGTGGTCATGAGCGTGGGAGCGTCGCCGCCCGCGAGATTGAAGAACACGAGATACGTCGGCGCGTTATCGAGGAACGAAGACAGGATGCCCGTGGCCCAGAAATAGGCGAGATCGTGCGGCTTGCCTTGGTCGGACACCGCGTGCACGATGCCCGCGAACGCGCCCGACTCGCCCGCGCGCAGAATCGTAATGACCGGCGCGATGGTGATGAAAATAGCCGCGAAAAGCTTCGCCACTTCTTCGATAGGCGCCCAGTCGAACGCGTTGCCCTTGCGCGCGCTTTTGGGCGTGAGGACGAGCGATGCGAGCAGCACGATCACCAGAGCCGCGTCGCGCACGACGTTCTGCAAATGCAGATGCGTGCCGTACACATCGAACACGACGCCCGGCTTCCAGATGCCGCTCATCAGCACCAATGCGACGACCGCCGCGAGCAGCAAAAAGTTGATCCTGCCGTCGATGTGAACTGCAATCGTCCTGACCGAGCCGAGCTGCGTTTTTTCTTCCTTGCGCCAGAAATAAGTATCCAGCGCGTAGAAGAGCGCGAGGAGAACGACGGAGACGAGGAGCATCGGCAGAAAGAGATGCGTGGTCGTCCAGAAGAAACCGACGCCGTTCAGAAAGCCGAGGAACAAAGGTGGATCGCCGAGCGGCGACAACGAGCCGCCCACGTTCGCCACGAGAAAGATGAAGAACACGACCACATGCACGACATGCCTGCGGTTTTCGTTGGCGCGCAAGAGCGGGCGGATCAGCAGCATGGCCGCGCCGGTCGTGCCCATAAGGCTTGCCAGCACGGTTCCCAGCGCGAGCAACGAGGCATTCAGACGCGGCGAGCCGCGAAGATCGCCGTGCACGCAAATGCCGCCCGCGACCGTGTACAAGGAAGCCAGCAAAACGATGAACGGTATGTACTCTTCGAGCATCGCGTGAACGAATACGCCGAGCGCCGTGCCGCCGCCGAACGCAGCCGCGAAGGGTACGAGAAACGCAAGCGCCCAGAGCAACGCGATCTTGCCGAAGTGGTGATGCCAGAGCTTCGCCGCGACGAGCGGAAACACCGCGATGGAAAGCAGCATGCCGAAGAACGGAACGCCCCACGCCGCCGACAAGCTCGCGCCATCGACCGTGGCCGCCGACGCGTTCGACATCGCGCCGAGCAATGCCATGCAGCCGAGGAGAAGAGACCGCACTGCGCTCACGCTTCGGTCACGACGATTACATGCACGCGATACGGCCCATGCGCGCCCAGCACGATGGTCTGCTCGATATCGCCGGTGCGCGACGGCCCGGAAACGAAGTTCACCGCACGCGGCAGTTCGCCCCGTTCGGCGCGAATCAGAGCGAAGGCGTCTTCATGCGCCGCGACGATGCGCGAAGCCGGCACGACCGCGATATGCGTCTGCGGCAAGAGCGCGCCGGACGCGGGCGTATCCGGGCCGGACAGCAACACGAGCGACCCGGTTTCCGCCGTCGCGCAAAAGCAGCCCGTGATGCCGACGAGATCCGCGTCTTCCGGCTTGCGTAACGACGCCTGAATGCCCGCCTGGGTCCACGGCAACTCAGCCAACGCAGGCCATGCGACGGCATCGGTGGCAAGATTCAACGAGCGGAGGTAGCGCGCGGCTTCGGCGGGAGCATCGTCGAGCGCGGCGACTTCGGCGACGGTGGTCGAGAGCCGTTCGGCTTCGAGCCGAAACCGCGCGATGAGCGCGTCGCGGGTGTCGGGCAACGGCGGGCGCGGACCTTCGGGATGACGCGTCAGATAGTCGTTCGCGGTGGCACGCTCGGCTTCGGTCGGCTCACCGCGTCTGCCCTGCGCGCTGCGTATGCGCGCGAGAATATTGCGGCGCGCCGCCGATGTGTCCATGGTGCCGTCCTTACGAGTGCGAGAGTGTTCCGGATGCGTGCGCGCCACGAGTCCTGGCGGCACGATCGAATTATATCGAGCGGTCTTGAGCGCGCGCACCTCGGCCGAAAGGCATAGGCCGCGCGCGGGAACAAAGCACGAACCAAGCGTCAGTCGGTCTCGCCCGCTTGCTTCTCGATGCCGAACACTTGCCTCAGATAAGCAAGATATGCCTTGTCGTCGCACATGTTCTTGCCGGGGGAATCGGAGAGTTTCGCCACCGGCTGACCATTGCAGCGAACCATCTTGATGACGATCTGCAATGGCTGATAGCCCAGGTCATTCGTGAGATTCGTGCCGACGCCGAACGCGAGCTGACAGCGCCCGCGGAAACGCTCATACAGTTGCAGCACCTTCGGAATATCCAGCGCGTCCGAGAACACGAGCACCTTGGTGCGCGGATCGCAGCGGTTTTCCTCGTAATGCCGGATGAGGCGTTCGCCCCAGTCGAAGGGATCGCCGGAATCGTGACGCGCGCCGTCGAAGAGCTTGCAGAAGTACATGTCGAAGTCGCGCAGGAACGCCTTCATGCCGTAGACATCCGACAGCGCGATACCCAGGTCGCCGCGATATTCCTTCGCCCACATCTCGAAGCCGAAGATCTGCGAGTCGCGCAGACGCGGGCCGAGCGCCTGACACGCTTGCAGGTATTCATGCGCCATGGTGCCGAGCGGACGCAAACCATGCTTCATCGCGTAGAACACGTTGCTCGTGCCCGCGAACTGTTCGCCGAGCCGCTCCTTGAGCGTTAGCACGACTTCCTCGTGCCATTGGCCCGAAAAGCGGCGGCGCGTGCCGTAATCGGCAATCTTGCAGTCCGAATATTCGGGCGGTGTGGCGAGCAGTTTGATCTTGTCGCGCAGACGTTCGCGTCCGGTTTCGTATTCCGGCTTTTTCTGCATATTGCGGAAATACACTTCGTTGACAATGGCCAGCACCGGAATCTCGAAGAGAATGGTGTGCAGCCAAGGCCCTTCTATTTCGATGTCGATCTCGCCGTTGCCCTTCTTCGACGGCGCGATGCGAATGGACTTCTCGTTCAGATGAAAGAGCGCGAGAAAGTCGATGAAGTCGCTCTTGATGAAGCGCATGCGCCGCAGATAGTCGAGCTCTTCTTCCTTGAAGCGCAGGTTGCAGAGTTGACGCACCTCGTCCCGAATCTCGTCGATGA
Encoded here:
- a CDS encoding Rne/Rng family ribonuclease — translated: MKRMLFNATQQEELRVAIVDGQKLIDIDIETAGREQRKGNIYKGVVTRIEPSLEACFVNYGEDRHGFLPFKEVARQYFRDGIEMRSARIQDALREGQELIVQVEKEERGNKGAALTTFISLAGRYLVLMPNNPRGGGVSRRIEGDERQELRETMAQLELPEGMSIIARTAGIGRSAEELQWDLNYLMQLWRAIEAASQSGVAGQPMLIYLESSLVIRAIRDYFQPDIGEILIDTTEIHDQARAFMDIVMPDNLQKVKRYHDDVPLFSRFQIEHQIETAYSRTVPLPSGGAIVIDHTEALVAIDVNSARATKGADIEETATRTNLEAADEVARQLRLRDLGGLIVIDFIDMESAKSQREVEQRLKDALKHDRARVQMGKISRFGLMELSRQRLRPALSEGSHVTCPRCNGTGHIRDTESSALQVLRIIQEEAMKENTAAIHCQVPVEVTAFLLNEKRSEINKIESRFKVNVVLIPNKHLETPHYKLERLRHDDARLDEPRASWKMAVEAATEMESETGYSKRTEEVKPKQEAAVKGITPEKPAPSAPVKPAPVEAAPVAATPEPASGGFIAWIKNLFGIQPEVKPAPAPVEAQPATRAPRERPERGERTGGGDRNRNRRGGANRDGAAVGAAAGANGVNGAVGGGNGTGRQGARREDREARPGREGRELREVREPREAREGREGREPREAREAREPRERNQDRNAERAPRAEAAERPERRERADRGERGERGDRAERTERPERGERRKPQAETAVEALTPSEAVPSEIVETAQTDDDFAQQNGLDAVSAEQAARDGEERRRRRRGRRGGRREREDDGTTVNHAADVAEAEGAAESMSAQAGVFDAEAAQEAAARREPRPAVAAPQPVAERSVEKAPEQAVAAPVQAPVRVEQPSQTEAIEANAQLKATTPEPAPEFFAKSDASLAVDNPFGPTPKLAETKPADPFAPATPAAPAAVEEAKPVEVAAPVETAKPVETAKPVEAPAEAIAETPSAEAAPVRAEPAEPVKVAAVAATPEATSVPPVQVQAVETVTTESVIETAVASQPVAVEAEPVKAAAPAAAPAATPVSTEALQPMLESAGLVWVNTDASKLRDANAAAEREAAPARVPRERKPLPPVSAAPMQQVETGKDAQ
- the moaA gene encoding GTP 3',8-cyclase MoaA; the encoded protein is MSRRIIPLADVSAIPDFSGAVALPSGLLTDTLARPLRDLRISVTDRCNFRCVYCMPRDVFDKDYPFLPHSALLSFEEIERLARVFVAHGVEKIRLTGGEPLLRKNIEFLIERLALLRTPEGRPLDLTLTTNGSLLARKARSLKEAGLSRVTVSLDALDDTLFRRMNDADFAVADVLDGIEAAQSAGLLPIKVNMVVKRGTNDQEVVPMARHFKGSGVVLRFIEYMDVGASNGWNMSEVLPSAQVVERIAEHFALAPLEAHTAAETAQRWGYLDGSGEIGVISSVTRAFCGTCTRARLSTEGKLYLCLFATSGHDLRALIRGGASDADVANAVAHIWHARGDRYSQLRGSAAGNARREAPRVEMSYIGG
- the mobA gene encoding molybdenum cofactor guanylyltransferase MobA — protein: MPVAPENQTTGLVLAGGRGSRMGGVDKGLQLLRDEPLALHVLRRLAPQTDAMLISANRSGDDYARLATRFDARVIADSLADYPGPLAGIATALRAAHTEFVLTAPCDAPFVDSQLGTTLRRALDEHGADIAYAATVDTDETRIAHPVFALIRTSLADDLDAWLAAGERKVRAWYARHKAVQVPFHDDRAFYNINDLHQLAELARR
- the glp gene encoding gephyrin-like molybdotransferase Glp; this encodes MTTSRPFSACVTYYDPNALPVAAAQEIVRQWAMPRGTAGRVERVSLYEALGRVLAEDVISPIDVPAFDNSAMDGYAFKSAALNAARDAVELNVAGIALAGRPFSAEPNAAQCVRIMTGALIPPGCDTVVPQELVTRADDVIRFPSTVVSEGQNRRLAGEDLARGKAALQAGRIVRASDLGLLASLGIAEVAVRKRLVVAFFSTGDELRSVGEPLAPGSLYDSNRYTLFAMLRRLDVETVDLGIVRDDRASLEKALREAAQAADVVISSGGVSVGDADFTRELMNSLGDVAFWKIAMRPGRPLAFGRLWSGPRAGTGESALFFGLPGNPVAVMATFYFIVREALLAMSGAARQPLIEIRATCAEPIKKRAGRTEFQRGIASRRADGQWSVVTTGPQGSGVLSSMSRANCFIVLEHDRGNLETGDSVDIVPFDGLV